Proteins encoded together in one Mycobacterium sp. MS1601 window:
- the ureG gene encoding urease accessory protein UreG, producing the protein MTAARIGIGGPVGSGKTALVEALLAGFAQRGRVVSVITNDLVTAEDAERVRRSGLIDPRRVRAVEAGGCPHTVIREDPSLNMAAADELESEFPDTELILLESGGDNLASTFSRDLVDYWLFVIDTAGGDDIPRKRGPGVLRCDLLVVNKIDLAPYVGVDLQLMLKEADDVRGGRPVVAISARGGAGVDAVMDVLESEVLFV; encoded by the coding sequence ATGACGGCTGCGCGCATCGGTATCGGAGGGCCTGTCGGGTCTGGAAAGACCGCGCTGGTGGAGGCCCTGCTCGCCGGCTTCGCCCAGCGCGGCCGGGTGGTGTCGGTGATCACCAACGACCTGGTGACCGCCGAGGACGCCGAGCGGGTTCGCCGCTCTGGCCTGATAGACCCGAGACGGGTGCGGGCTGTGGAAGCCGGAGGCTGCCCGCACACCGTGATTCGTGAGGACCCGTCGCTGAACATGGCGGCCGCCGACGAGTTGGAGAGCGAGTTCCCCGACACCGAGCTGATCCTGCTGGAATCCGGTGGCGACAATCTGGCGTCGACGTTCTCGCGGGATCTGGTGGACTACTGGCTGTTCGTCATCGACACCGCGGGCGGCGACGATATCCCACGCAAGCGCGGCCCAGGTGTCCTTCGCTGTGATCTGTTGGTGGTCAACAAGATCGACCTGGCACCGTACGTGGGAGTGGATCTGCAGCTGATGCTCAAGGAGGCCGATGACGTCCGCGGCGGCCGACCGGTGGTGGCGATCAGCGCCCGCGGTGGTGCCGGCGTGGACGCCGTGATGGACGTGCTGGAATCCGAGGTGCTGTTCGTGTGA
- the ureC gene encoding urease subunit alpha, producing the protein MTSIDRRAYARVFGPTTGDRVRLADSDLFVEVEQDLTIPGYELLSGAGKSVRDGEGYRPATKVSDGALDHVIMNALIIDAKAGIIKADIGIRAGRIVGIGKAGNPDTMPGVTEGMVVGTATTPIPAEGMIVTAGAIETHAHLISPQQTEHALSTGTTTLIGGSLGPTFEVATGGPRNLGLFLKAGEYTPMNYVPFGRGSSDPAAVLEMVAAGAGAVKIHEDFGASPAIIDKTLVAADSADFAVHLHTDSINEFGFSETTMDTIGDRTIHLYHIEGAGGGHAPDLIRCVSFPNVIPGTTNPTNPYTLGGLDEGVPMTMLAHLMNWEAPEDIAFAEARIRPQTMVAEDFLHDMGAISIFGSDTQGMGRVAENIANCWQLAHVMKQRVGRLPEETTVAADNERVKRYIAKLTINPAISVGVDTHIGSVEVGKVADLVIWQPAFFGVKPRAVFKNGFIAWAALGDAAGSISSSEPVIQRPNWGALGDAAAELGFVFMSSLAVDAGVPQQLGLRKNVLPISSVRGLRKSDMVRNSALPQVEVDPRTFDVYADGTLLTAEAPATLPFSRKFMLR; encoded by the coding sequence ATGACGTCTATCGACCGGCGCGCCTATGCACGGGTGTTCGGTCCCACCACCGGTGACCGGGTGCGGCTGGCCGACTCCGACCTGTTTGTCGAGGTGGAACAGGACCTCACCATTCCCGGCTATGAACTGCTCAGCGGCGCAGGAAAGTCGGTGCGCGACGGCGAGGGCTACCGACCCGCCACCAAGGTGTCCGACGGCGCACTGGATCACGTCATCATGAACGCGCTGATCATCGACGCGAAGGCGGGGATCATCAAGGCGGACATCGGCATTCGCGCCGGTCGGATCGTCGGTATCGGCAAGGCGGGCAACCCGGACACCATGCCCGGTGTGACCGAGGGCATGGTGGTGGGCACGGCCACCACACCCATCCCCGCCGAAGGCATGATCGTCACCGCAGGTGCGATCGAGACCCACGCCCATCTGATCTCCCCGCAGCAGACCGAACACGCCCTGTCCACCGGCACCACCACCCTGATCGGCGGGTCGCTGGGCCCCACCTTCGAGGTGGCCACCGGCGGGCCGCGCAATCTCGGGTTGTTCCTCAAAGCCGGTGAGTACACGCCGATGAACTATGTGCCGTTCGGCCGCGGCTCCTCGGACCCTGCGGCGGTGCTGGAGATGGTTGCCGCAGGTGCCGGCGCGGTGAAGATCCACGAGGACTTCGGGGCCTCACCGGCGATCATCGACAAGACCCTGGTGGCAGCCGATTCCGCCGACTTCGCCGTGCATCTGCACACCGACTCCATCAACGAGTTCGGTTTCTCCGAGACCACCATGGACACCATCGGCGACCGAACCATCCACCTCTATCACATCGAAGGTGCCGGTGGCGGGCATGCGCCGGACCTGATCCGCTGTGTCAGCTTCCCCAACGTCATCCCCGGCACCACCAACCCGACCAACCCGTACACCCTCGGTGGACTCGACGAGGGTGTGCCGATGACCATGCTGGCGCACTTGATGAACTGGGAGGCCCCGGAGGACATCGCGTTCGCCGAAGCGCGGATCCGGCCTCAGACCATGGTCGCCGAGGACTTCCTGCACGATATGGGAGCCATCTCCATCTTCGGCAGCGACACCCAGGGCATGGGGCGGGTGGCCGAGAACATCGCCAACTGCTGGCAACTGGCGCACGTGATGAAACAGCGGGTGGGCCGGCTGCCCGAAGAGACCACCGTCGCCGCCGACAACGAGCGTGTCAAACGCTACATCGCGAAACTGACCATCAATCCGGCGATCTCGGTGGGCGTGGACACGCACATCGGGTCGGTGGAAGTGGGCAAGGTTGCCGATCTGGTGATCTGGCAGCCCGCGTTCTTCGGAGTGAAGCCGCGCGCGGTGTTCAAGAACGGGTTCATCGCGTGGGCGGCGCTGGGCGATGCCGCCGGCTCCATCTCGTCGTCGGAGCCGGTGATCCAGCGGCCCAACTGGGGTGCTCTCGGAGACGCGGCGGCCGAGTTGGGCTTCGTGTTCATGTCCTCACTGGCCGTGGATGCCGGTGTGCCGCAACAGTTGGGGCTGCGCAAGAACGTGCTGCCCATCAGCTCGGTGCGCGGGCTGCGCAAGTCCGACATGGTGCGCAACAGTGCACTGCCGCAGGTGGAGGTGGATCCGCGCACCTTCGATGTGTATGCCGACGGCACCCTGCTCACCGCGGAAGCCCCGGCAACTCTGCCTTTTTCGAGGAAGTTCATGCTGCGATGA